The Buteo buteo chromosome 23, bButBut1.hap1.1, whole genome shotgun sequence genome includes a window with the following:
- the LOC142043934 gene encoding uncharacterized protein LOC142043934 isoform X2, which produces MGQKMTVLVSHTVSAVLEQKGNHWLSPQRFLKYQAVLVEQDDVEIVVTNIVNPASFLSGTLNEPVTHDCIETVEAIYSSRPDLKEEPLEDAEDSWYTDGSSFIKQGQRKAGYAITTTQQVIESEPLPSGTSAQKAEIIALTRALELAKGKRINIWTDSKYAFGVVHAHGAIWKERGLLTAQGKQIKHAEEILKLLEAVKQPEKVAIMHCRGHQKGNTDPEIGNRLADYEARRVAEEVKTEALSLIPDGKIQTIFSGQPLEEKWDGPYQVLLTTFTAVKIKEQPAWIHYSRVKRAPERPWTVIPTGPTGLRFFRS; this is translated from the exons ATGGGACAGAAAATGACAGTGTTAGTCTCTCATACAGTTTCAGCGGTTttagaacaaaaaggaaaccaTTGGCTCTCGCCCCAGAGATTCTTAAAATACCAGGCAGTGTTAGTGGAACAGGATGATGTAGAAATTGTAGTTACTAACATTGTCAATCCAGCCTCTTTCCTTAGTGGAACTTTGAATGAACCAGTGACACATGACTGTATAGAAACAGTAGAAGCAATATATTCCAGTCGACCAGATCTTAAAGAAGAACCTCTGGAGGATGCCGAAGACTCCTGGTATACCGACGGGAGTAGCTTTATCAAGCAGGGACAACGTAAAGCAGGATACGCAATCACAACCACCCAACAGGTAATCGAATCTGAGCCTTTACCTTCCGGGACCTCAGCCCAAAAGGCGGAGATAATTGCCCTTACCCGAGCGCTGGAATTGGCAAAAGGGAAAAGGATAAACATTTGGACAGATTCTAAATATGCATTTGGAGTAGTTCACGCTCACGGTGCCATTTGGAAAGAACGAGGACTGCTAACTGctcaaggaaagcaaataaaacatgcagaagaaattctgaagCTCTTAGAAGCTGTGAAGCAACCAGAAAAGGTGGCTATCATGCATTGTCGAGGGCaccaaaaaggaaacacagatcCAGAAATTGGAAATCGATTGGCAGATTATGAAGCCAGGCGAGTGGCTGAGGAAGTAAAAACAGAAGCGTTATCCTTAATACCAGACGGTAAAATCCAAACT ATCTTTTCAGGACAACCCCTGGAGGAGAAATGGGATGGCCCCTACCAAGTGCTGCTGACGACCTTCACCGCCGTTAAAATCAAAGAACAACCGGCTTGGATCCACTATTCGAGAGTGAAAAGGGCACCTGAGAGGCCATGGACGGTCATCCCTACAGGACCCACGGGTTTGCGATTCTTCAGATCATGA